CGGAGATCACTCTGGCTCGCGAAGTCGCCGGCGTCGTTCGCAGCCAGCACGGGTAACCTTTACTCCTCTCGCCCCCGCTGCCCTGTTCCCATTTGCTTCCCAAGTGCCTGTCTCTGGAGATCGCTGCGCCGTCTATCCGCTTCTGTTCGTGGCACGGAATCTGCTTTATCTCCGGGTTCAACAAGTGGAGGTAGCGGATGTCGGCATCGATGGAGAAGCGGTTGGTCATCGTGGGATTGGGTCGAGTCGGACTCGGCTATATTGAAGCGCTAAGCCAGTTTCCCGAAGTGCGACTCGAGGCCGTCATCTCGAGTGACACCGGTCGTGCGCGCAAGCGCCTGGGAGAGGGTGTCCGAGTTTTTGCGAGCGTTACGGAGATGCTCGCTGCCCACTGCGTTCCTCACATTGCCATCATTGCCTCTCCGCCGTCGACGCATCTCGATGTAGCGCGCCCACTACTCATGGCCAATATCGATGTTCTTGTTGAGCCCCCGATCGCGACGACTCCGGCAGACGCGGACCTGATCGCCGCTCTGGCCGAACGCCTGGGTCGTGTCGCGTGCACCGCTTCTCGTTTTCGCACACACGCCGCGCTCAATGAAGTCGAGCGACGCATCAGTGCAGCGCGCATCGGCCGGCTTTGCCAGATCGAGGTCACGCTCTCGAGCAAGCGCGATGCCTCGGCGAGCTGGTACGGCAACCCAGAACTTTCCGGTGGCGGTGCCTGGATGGAGCACGGCTCGGATGCGATCGATATCGCCGAACGCCTCGCCGGTCCGATCCACAGCATCCGCATGCTCCGGGCAACCCACGTTCAGGGTGCGGAAGTCGAAGACGAGGCAATCGTGGAGACGGAACACGAACACGGACTCTGTACGCGCATCGACGTGTCGTGGAACGAACAACTCGCGGGTCCCGTCGTGCGTTGCATCGGCGACAAGGGAGAGATCGTGCTCGGAAACGCCCAGGCTTCGCTGCGCTCCATCGACGGTTACGAAGAGGCCTTTGGTCCCGGATACCTCGAAAGCGAAGGCACCGAAGAGGTGCTGAGCTATTTCATGCGCAGCCGGATGTCGCCTGAGCTCCAGAACGATCACGGCGCACAGAGCTTCGCCTGGCTACATGCGGCCTACCGAAGCTTGGCCTCCAAGCGCTGGGAGATTGCCTGACGCGTTTCTACTGCTTCAACCGGGTGATCACCTGGTTGAGTTCTTCCAGTAGCCTGGGTAGAACTTCGTCGTAGCCGAAGGCTCCCAGCTTTTCGGTACCGCGCTTCAGGTTGACGTAGTTCGGGCCGCACCACAGACCCAGGTCGGCGCTATCGGTTTCGCCGGGTCCATTTACGCGACAGCCCATGATGGCAATCGTCACGTCCTGCCCTTTGGCGTACTGTGTCGACTCCTTCACCTTCGCCGCCAGTTCGATGAACTTCTCGTTCTCGACTCTCGAGCACGAGGGACAGGAGATGATGTTGAGTCCCGAGAGATCGGGAACCGAACGAAAACGGCCTGCGTGGATGTCGTCGAGGATGCGTAAGCCCACCTCCACTTCCTCCTGCTTTCGTTCGTTGGGAAGTGTCAGCGAGACGCGAATTGTGTCTCCAATCCCCTTCGGGATCAGCTGCTCGAACGCGATGCGGGTCTTGTTCTCACCGTCCGGCAACATTCCAGCTTCGGTCACGCCCAGGTGCAGTGGTACGTCGGCGCGTTGAGCACTGAAACGCCGGTTCGCCTCGACGACCTTTGCGGGGTCCGAGTCCTTGAGCGACACCACGAAATTCGTGAAGCCAAGAGCGTCGAGCATTTCACAGTGATCGACGGCGCACGCCACCATGGCGCCGATCGAGTCCCCTGGAAAGCGCTCATCGTATTCCGGAGCAACGGACCCACAGTTCACACCCACGCGTAGTGCGCAGTCGTGGCTGCCCGCGACGTTCGCAATCCAGGCCACCTTGTCGGCGATCGGCCGATGCCGTTCGTGGTGGTGCAGATGGCCGGGGTTGTAGCGCAGTTTATCGACCTGGGGTGCGACCCGTTCCGCGAGTTTGTAGTGTTCCTGAAGATCTACCACCAGGCCGGCTTCCGTGCGTTTGCGGATCTCGGCCAGGGCTTCAGCGTCGCTCTTGCTGTCGACCGCAACGCGCACCAGAGCGGCTCCCGCGCGGTGCAAAGTCTCGATCTGCCGAACGGTCGCTTCCACGTCCTGAGTGCGCGTGGCGCACATGCTCTGGACCGAAATGGCCGCTCCGCCGCCTATCCGGACTCTTCCGGCGCGTACTTCTCGGGTCGGGTTTCGGGATTCTCCAGGGGTCACGGGCGCACCCTAGCACTCGCGAAGGCCCGGGTCAGACCGAGTCCAGTCCCCATACATAAAGAGGAAGCTGGGCCGGGTCCTCGGCGTGTCCGAACAATACACGCGGGTCGTCGCTTCCCAGGCTCTCGGGTTTCAAGATCCGGAACTGCGCCACCGGCCCCAGAGTCGTGGGACCCTGAACCGGAGCGGGTTCCGCGACCGGTGAGAGTACCCAGACCTGTTCCTGAGTGCGCGCCGCAACCGCGCACAGGAGCGTTTCCACCGAGGCGGGTTCACCGGCCCACTCGTGGATGACTCCCTGTAGGTCTCGGCCCTTGCCCACTACACAATAGGCTTCGATCTGTTCCTCGTTTTCCAATACCCACAAGTGCGTATCGCGCACGGCCAGTAGCCGCTGGAATTCGTTCACGCTGCGCTCAACTCCAACCGGATGTGCGCGAAGCAATCTCAGCAGTTCTTCCGCCCGTTCCGGTTCGCCTTGCCGAACGCGCTTGTCGTCGTTCAACTGTCCGCCTTCGAGGCGAATCACGCGCTCGCGACCGGCTGGGACGAAACCCAACTGGGTATAGAGCGAGCGCGGCGGTGCGAACAGGAAGACGACTTCGGCACTCGTCGTGCTCGCGTTGCGTACGCAGTGGTTCACCAGATGGGAAGCGTGACCGCGTTGTCGCTCTGTCCCAGAGGTGGTTACGAGTCCGATCGCTGCCGCTCGCACGCGCTTTTCACCGCAACGAAGCGTGCACGGGCGCCAGGCCGCATGTGCGATCACCTGGTCTGCTTCGCCGCGCAATACGAAGCTGCGCCCGCCCGGGCCCATCAGGGTAGGGAACTCGTCCACCACTCCTGGTGTTCCGTCGAAGTGACAGTCGAGAAACTCGACAATTTCACGTCGATAAGAGTCCAGACGGATTTGGGAGGCCATACCTGAATCCTGGGAATATCCACTCATATTCCGGTTACTTCGGCGCCTTTCTGCGCCCCCTTTAGGATCTTCCGTCTATTCTAGAGAATTCCAGTATCACTAAAGATCAATTCTGGTGCCCCCGAAGAGTTCACTGCGACCAATACTCGGCCGCATTGACCAGCTAAGGGGGGGGCGTAGGGCAAGGACGCCCTGCGGATAACCACTCAGGGAGGAATGCGTATGGGTCTCCGGATCAATACAAATATCGCTTCGCTTACTGCGCAGAAGAACCTCGGACGAACACAAAGCGCACTAGAGCGATCACTTGACAAGCTCTCGTCGGGTCTGCGAATTACCCGTGCGGGAGACGATGCGGCCGGACTGGCCATATCGGAGTCTTTGCGTGCTCAGATTCGAGGTCTGCAGCAGGCAGAGCGCAACGCGAATGACGGTATCTCCGTTATTCAGACCGCTGAAGGCGCACTCAACGAGATCGCCAACATCCTGATCCGAATGAGAGAGCTCGCTGTGCAATCGTCGTCTTCGGGCGCGGTTTCCAATACGGAGCGCAGTTTCCTGAACAATGAGTTCAGCTCTCTACAGAGTGAGATCACTCGTATTGCCAATGCTACTCAGTTCGGCGGCCGAACTCTGCTCGATGGAACTCTGTCGGGTACGAGCAACGCTCTGACCTTCCAGGTTGGCATCAACAACGACTCGAGTGTCGATCGAATTTCTCTTTCGGTCGGTAATTCGACGGCGAGTGGTTTGGCGATTACGTCCAGCAATGCCGCAGTTTCTACGGCAACGTCGGCGCAATCGGCACTCGCCACGATCGACTCGGCCCTTACGTCCGTTTCGACCGTTCGCGGTGATCTGGGTGCGGCCCAGAACCGACTCCAGTCTACCATCAACAACTTGCAGTCTTCGGTAGAGAACCTGTCTGCTGCTAATTCTCGGATCCGAGACGTAGACGTCGCGGCCGAGACTGCAGCACTGACACGAAATCAGGTACTGCAGCAGGCCGGTATCGCCGTCCTGGCTCAGGCCAATGTTTCGTCGCAGGCGGCTCTCAGCCTCCTCCAGTAGGAGTAGGCCTTTCGCAATCGTCTCAACATAGCTGAGTCGAAGGCGGGGAGGGACTTTCCCTCCCCGCCTATCTGCGTGTGTAAGTACCGGAGGGATCTCGCTCCTGCTTCGCGAGTCGTCGCCTAATCAAACCCGAGCGTAAAGCTCAACTCGAAGGTGATCGCGAACGAAAGGAAGATTATGGGAACCCGAATTGGTTCGCTTACGTTCGGAGGTCTGGCTTCTGGATTTCCGACTGAGGATGTCATCGCGAACATCCTCAAACTCGAGCGTCGACCTATCGATCTGCTCGAAAAGCGCAAGACCGAGTTCGCGTCGAAGCTCGAGATCTACCAGGATCTGAACACCAAGGCGACGAGCTTCCGCAATCTGTTGCGCGACATCGACAACATGGACCTCGTCGGTTCGGGTCCGTCTGCCTTCGAAGAGTACGCTCAGCTGACGGCTACGTCGACCAGCGATACCATCGCGACCGCAACAGTAACCAGCTCGGCCACTCGCGGAAGCCTGTTGATCCGAGTGGACCAATTGGCTCAGCAAGAGCGCGAACTCTCCAGCGCCTATCTTACCAGCACTTCCGACATCGGAACCGGAACCTTCACGATCAACGTAGCTGGCGCAGGCGCTCAAGCGCTCACCATCGATACGAGCAACAACACGCTCGAGGGATTGGTCCAGGCGATCAACGACGCTGACGTCGGTGCCACGGCCTTCATCATCAACGATGGTGGAGCCAGCGCAACACCCTATCGAATTGCCGTGACTGCCGATGAGACCGGCGCGTCGAATACCATCGTGCTTGACGGTTCCGGACTTTCTGGCGGGACCGCACCCACGTTTACTCAGACCCAGACCGCGCAGGATGCGAAGATCACTCTCGATCCGGACTCCGCGGCTGAACTCCAGATCGCCAGTTCGAGCAATGTTTTCAGCAACGTGATCAATGGCGTGACGATCGAGGCCCAGAAGGTCGATCTGAGCACGAACGTGACCATCAATATCAAACGCGACGAAGATGCGATCGTCGCGCGCATTCAAGATCTGGTCACGAGCTACAACGAGATCACGGATGTGATCGAGGCACAGGCGAAGGTCGACCCGACCACGAATCGCGGCGGGGTTCTCCTGGGCGATTCCACCCTGGTCAGGTTGAAGCAGGGGCTTTCATCGATCCTTTCCAGTGCCATCGGTAGCGGGAGTATCACGTCCGCAAGCCAGGTTGGTTTGTCGCTGAGTCGGGACG
This genomic interval from bacterium contains the following:
- a CDS encoding Gfo/Idh/MocA family oxidoreductase; translation: MSASMEKRLVIVGLGRVGLGYIEALSQFPEVRLEAVISSDTGRARKRLGEGVRVFASVTEMLAAHCVPHIAIIASPPSTHLDVARPLLMANIDVLVEPPIATTPADADLIAALAERLGRVACTASRFRTHAALNEVERRISAARIGRLCQIEVTLSSKRDASASWYGNPELSGGGAWMEHGSDAIDIAERLAGPIHSIRMLRATHVQGAEVEDEAIVETEHEHGLCTRIDVSWNEQLAGPVVRCIGDKGEIVLGNAQASLRSIDGYEEAFGPGYLESEGTEEVLSYFMRSRMSPELQNDHGAQSFAWLHAAYRSLASKRWEIA
- the fliD gene encoding flagellar filament capping protein FliD, producing the protein MGTRIGSLTFGGLASGFPTEDVIANILKLERRPIDLLEKRKTEFASKLEIYQDLNTKATSFRNLLRDIDNMDLVGSGPSAFEEYAQLTATSTSDTIATATVTSSATRGSLLIRVDQLAQQERELSSAYLTSTSDIGTGTFTINVAGAGAQALTIDTSNNTLEGLVQAINDADVGATAFIINDGGASATPYRIAVTADETGASNTIVLDGSGLSGGTAPTFTQTQTAQDAKITLDPDSAAELQIASSSNVFSNVINGVTIEAQKVDLSTNVTINIKRDEDAIVARIQDLVTSYNEITDVIEAQAKVDPTTNRGGVLLGDSTLVRLKQGLSSILSSAIGSGSITSASQVGLSLSRDGKLSLDEAELRSAFSSDFSAVASFFSGTDSLNDQLRSLADTYVDPVDGLLVARINGTNLSIADLDKSVDAAESRIENIEASLIQQFSAMERIVSQLRQQGDFLSQYMLSQNR
- a CDS encoding GNAT family N-acetyltransferase, producing MASQIRLDSYRREIVEFLDCHFDGTPGVVDEFPTLMGPGGRSFVLRGEADQVIAHAAWRPCTLRCGEKRVRAAAIGLVTTSGTERQRGHASHLVNHCVRNASTTSAEVVFLFAPPRSLYTQLGFVPAGRERVIRLEGGQLNDDKRVRQGEPERAEELLRLLRAHPVGVERSVNEFQRLLAVRDTHLWVLENEEQIEAYCVVGKGRDLQGVIHEWAGEPASVETLLCAVAARTQEQVWVLSPVAEPAPVQGPTTLGPVAQFRILKPESLGSDDPRVLFGHAEDPAQLPLYVWGLDSV
- a CDS encoding flagellin FliC, producing the protein MGLRINTNIASLTAQKNLGRTQSALERSLDKLSSGLRITRAGDDAAGLAISESLRAQIRGLQQAERNANDGISVIQTAEGALNEIANILIRMRELAVQSSSSGAVSNTERSFLNNEFSSLQSEITRIANATQFGGRTLLDGTLSGTSNALTFQVGINNDSSVDRISLSVGNSTASGLAITSSNAAVSTATSAQSALATIDSALTSVSTVRGDLGAAQNRLQSTINNLQSSVENLSAANSRIRDVDVAAETAALTRNQVLQQAGIAVLAQANVSSQAALSLLQ
- the ispG gene encoding (E)-4-hydroxy-3-methylbut-2-enyl-diphosphate synthase → MTPGESRNPTREVRAGRVRIGGGAAISVQSMCATRTQDVEATVRQIETLHRAGAALVRVAVDSKSDAEALAEIRKRTEAGLVVDLQEHYKLAERVAPQVDKLRYNPGHLHHHERHRPIADKVAWIANVAGSHDCALRVGVNCGSVAPEYDERFPGDSIGAMVACAVDHCEMLDALGFTNFVVSLKDSDPAKVVEANRRFSAQRADVPLHLGVTEAGMLPDGENKTRIAFEQLIPKGIGDTIRVSLTLPNERKQEEVEVGLRILDDIHAGRFRSVPDLSGLNIISCPSCSRVENEKFIELAAKVKESTQYAKGQDVTIAIMGCRVNGPGETDSADLGLWCGPNYVNLKRGTEKLGAFGYDEVLPRLLEELNQVITRLKQ